The Argiope bruennichi chromosome 9, qqArgBrue1.1, whole genome shotgun sequence genome contains a region encoding:
- the LOC129984155 gene encoding uncharacterized protein LOC129984155: MMFLILIMSCMIAGSLACGNAECKDPILADKLQETGFLPDEEQLEILCPKIINFVECERKFMENSGQTLEELATSSDKRKAGEAKAMLGGIGLIRDACDKGSSFHTDYVANVNCYREYFKGPVENCGENITKLVEEFFDQLYADENIYNTSSEIYSQFSCLIDVYEVVCIIDNLGEACGNIAQRQAQEVVTRMKGLYEGSLCKNILDSTNLKTMFLDFLKLDEQRRSNIQGIFDLIKRRR; encoded by the exons ATGatgtttctaatattaattatgtcCTGTATGATTGCTG gTTCACTTGCATGCGGCAACGCTGAATGCAAAGATCCAATCCTCGCAGATAAATTACAGGAGACAGGTTTTCTGCCAGACGAGGAGCAGCTGGAAATATTATGCCC aaagatcATAAACTTCGTGGAATGTGAGagaaaattcatggaaaattctGGACAAACTCTTGAAGAGTTGGCAACTTCTTCAGATAAAAGGAAAGCAGGAGAGGCGAAGGCCATGTTGGGTGGAATCGGACTGATTCGTGATGCATGTGATAAAGGTTCATCTTTTCACACTG ATTACGTTGCTAATGTCAATTGCTACAGAGAGTACTTTAAAGGGCCTGTGGAGAATTGTGGAGAAAACATTACAAAACTAGTAGAAGAATTTTTCGATCAGCTTTATgctgatgaaaatatatataacacaaGCAGTGAAATATATTCCCAATTCTCGTGCTT gatAGACGTTTACGAAGTGGTATGTATAATAGACAATCTTGGCGAAGCCTGTGGAAATATTGCACAAAGACAAGCACAGGAAGTTGTAACGAGGATGAAGGGACTGTATGAAGGAAGtctctgcaaaaatattttagattctacGAATCTGAAGACAATGTTTTTGGATTTCTTGAAATTAGATGAACAACGAAGGAGTAACATTCAaggaattttcgatttaataaaaagaagacgATGA